A single genomic interval of Juglans regia cultivar Chandler chromosome 1, Walnut 2.0, whole genome shotgun sequence harbors:
- the LOC108982148 gene encoding transcription factor MYB101 produces the protein MITKSQEGAQSEAATGPAKGGSESSRAGLKKGPWTAVEDAILVEYVKKYGEGNWNAVQKNCGLMRCGKSCRLRWANHLRPNLKKGSFSPEEERIIIELHARLGNKWARMASQLPGRTDNEIKNYWNTRMKRRLRSGLPIYPQEVQQEAAAFHLLKQQQQQQQEHLHQKHQDHSSAGSFSALLSSSQPLELNYNPSISIFETMNFSSAANHLPNQASYDSYSKPSNQFRFFSENNNIAGYTLPLSPISPFESSPSTVFNQNISSKPISSPLIEFSSDSLSRSYNVGGMAARAPYEPFGVAQDLETEPPSNQTPPQSTTHASSTASGDENFMRAPSNANDCELETPLSQDDSGLLNALLVESRTLSQKSKGKALSAASSDKGKSVVVDALSKEEDTIHMESTMKISGETSAENQWDDLSSSQSSLGMKPTDQDQLVEMNSMDDDLLSLLDNFPSAMPAPEWYRGGLDISNGKSSGVERDNMRLDTQQNALPAPVTTSTTTPEHEWGIGPYQWNNMPSIC, from the exons ATGATCACGAAAAGCCAGGAAGGAGCACAGAGCGAGGCTGCTACTGGGCCTGCTAAAGGCGGTTCCGAGTCCAGCCGAGCGGGGTTGAAGAAGGGGCCATGGACAGCTGTGGAGGATGCAATCTTGGTAGAGTATGTGAAGAAGTATGGTGAAGGGAACTGGAATGCCGTACAGAAGAATTGCGGGTTGATGCGGTGTGGCAAAAGTTGTAGATTGAGATGGGCTAACCATTTGAGGCCAAATCTCAAGAAGGGCTCATTTTCACCTGAAGAAGAGAGGATTATCATAGAACTTCACGCTAGACTCGGCAACAAATGGGCTCGCATGGCTTCTCAG TTGCCTGGTCGAACTGACAACGAAATAAAAAACTACTGGAATACAAGAATGAAGAGACGCCTGAGATCCGGGTTGCCTATTTACCCTCAAGAAGTTCAGCAAGAAGCTGCAGCGTTTCACCTATTgaaacagcagcagcagcagcagcaagagCACCTCCACCAAAAACACCAAGATCATTCTTCTGCTGGTTCATTCTCAGCGCTACTCTCCTCTTCTCAACCTCTTGAGCTCAACTACAATCCCTCAATTTCCATCTTTGAGACGATGAATTTCTCTTCGGCTGCAAACCATCTTCCTAACCAGGCATCTTATGACTCTTACTCCAAACCTAGCAACCAATTCAGGTTTTTCAGTGAAAACAATAATATTGCAGGCTATACTTTGCCCCTATCCCCCATTTCTCCTTTTGAATCATCACCGTCCACCGTTTTTAATCAGAATATATCATCCAAACCCATTTCATCTCCATTAATTGAATTCAGTTCAGACAGTCTTAGTAGGAGTTACAATGTCGGGGGCATGGCTGCAAGAGCTCCATATGAGCCATTCGGTGTAGCTCAGGATCTAGAAACAGAGCCCCCTTCAAACCAAACACCACCGCAGTCAACAACTCATGCTTCATCCACAGCCAGTGGCGATGAGAACTTTATGAGAGCTCCAAGCAATGCTAATGACTGTGAACTGGAGACGCCATTGTCGCAAGATGATAGTGGATTATTGAATGCTCTGTTAGTGGAATCTCGAACTCTTTCCCAGAAGTCCAAGGGAAAAGCATTATCGGCTGCCTCTTCCGATAAAGGGAAAAGCGTGGTGGTGGATGCACTCAGTAAGGAGGAAGACACAATACATATGGAATCGACTATGAAGATTAGTGGTGAGACGAGCGCTGAGAACCAGTGGGATGATTTGAGCTCTTCTCAATCATCACTTG GGATGAAACCAACTGATCAGGATCAACTAGTGGAGATGAACTCCATGGATGATGATTTGCTGAGCCTGCTGGACAACTTCCCATCAGCAATGCCAGCACCCGAGTGGTACCGTGGAGGTCTCGACATATCCAATGGGAAATCATCAGGTGTGGAAAGAGACAATATGAGACTTGATACTCAGCAAAATGCTTTGCCTGCGCCGGTGACAACCAGTACTACCACACCAGAGCATGAATGGGGCATCGGCCCTTATCAATGGAATAACATGCCTAGCATATGCTAG
- the LOC108982147 gene encoding membrane metalloprotease ARASP, chloroplastic-like has protein sequence MGCWEGRKGEEEKESGRRNRITGKKGEDGWRKDFSRNPLGKIPDFRSWAISGLDVGDFENAQFVLESAAVLSAIIIVHESGHFLAAYLQGIHLSKFPVGFGPILAKFNANNVEYSIRAFPLGGFVGFPDNGPESGIPVKDENLLKNRPVFDRVIVISAGVVANIIFAYVIIFIQVFSFGLPVREAFPGVLVTPRTQKGQRITTCHLQT, from the exons ATGGGTTGTTGGGAGGGAAGaaagggagaagaagagaaagagtcTGGGAGAAGAAATAGAATCACGGGCAAAAAGGGGGAAGACGGTTGGAGGAAggatttt aGTAGAAACCCACTTGGAAAAATACCTGATTTTAGGTCTTGGGCAATCTCTGGGTTGGATGTTGGAGACTTTGAGAATGCTCAGTTTGTTTTGGAGTCAGCTGCAGTCTTATCAGCCATAATCATTGTTCATGAGAGTGGTCACTTCCTTGCTGCTTATCTCCAAGGAATCCACCTAAGTAAATTTCCTGTTGGGTTTGGTCCCATTTTAGCTAAATTCAATGCAAACAATGTAGAATACTCCATAAGAGCTTTTCCTCTAGGTGGCTTTGTGGGGTTCCCTGATAATGGTCCAGAGAGTGGTATTCCAGTCAAAGATGAAAATTTGCTCAAGAACAGGCCGGTATTCGATAGGGTAATTGTGATTTCAGCTGGTGTTGTTGCCAATATAATCTTTGCATATGTGATAATCTTTATCCAAGTATTTTCATTTGGTTTGCCTGTACGAGAGGCCTTCCCTGGGGTGCTTGTAACACCCCGAACCCAGAAGGGTcagagaattactacctgtcacttacaaACTTGA